Part of the Desulfohalovibrio reitneri genome is shown below.
GTCCAGGGAGATGCCCTCCTCCTGGGCCCCCTCGGCGGCGGATTCACCCCCCGCGGCCGCATCTCCGCCTCCGGCGCGGAGCTGCGGGGGCAGCAGGTCCGGGGTCAGGCTGTCGGCACGGGCCAGAACCAGGGCGCGCTCCAGCACGTTCTCCAGCTCGCGCACGTTGCCGGGCCAGTCGTGGCCGCGCAACGCCTCCAGAAAGGCGGGGGAGACGTCGCGCACGTCCTTGCGGTTCTTCTCCCCCAGCTTGCGCAGCAGGTGCGCCGCCAGCAGGGGCAGGTCCTCCATGCGCTCGCGCAGCGGGGGGATGCGGACAACCAGCACGGCCAGCCGGTAGTACAGGTCCTCGCGGAAATTTCCCTTTTGCGCCTCGGCCTCCAGGTCGCGGTTGGTGGCCGCGATGATGCGCACGTCCACCTTCACCTGCCGGGTGGAGCCCAGCGGCTCGACGGTGCGCTCCTGGAGGACGCGCAGCAGCTTGGCCTGCAACCCCGTGTCCAGCTCGCCCACCTCGTCCAGAAAAATGGTGCCGCCGTGGGCCAACTGAAAGCGCCCCGGCTTGGCCTTGTTCGCGCCGGTGAAGGCCCCCTTCTCGTAGCCGAACAGTTCACTCTCCAGCAGCTCGTGCGGCAGGGCGGCGCAGTTGACCTTGATGAGCGGGCCGTCCGCCCGCTGGCTGGCGGTGTGCAGCCGTTCGGCCACTAACTCCTTGCCCGTGCCGGACTCGCCCTGGATGAGCACCGTGGCCTCGCTGGGGCCCACCTGCTCGATGAGTTCGGCCAAACGCCGCATGGGCGCGGACTGCCCCACCATGTCCGGTCCGG
Proteins encoded:
- a CDS encoding sigma-54-dependent transcriptional regulator, giving the protein MTGRVLIVDDEKPQRMMLRAVLEDAGWEVAEADGGKAALEKVAEVEPEAVLLDMRMPDMEGSEVLERLLADRPGLPVIMLTAYGTVGSAVEAMKRGAFDYLSKPADNDELVAVLDKAREWGRLHRENRELKQRLTAGPDMVGQSAPMRRLAELIEQVGPSEATVLIQGESGTGKELVAERLHTASQRADGPLIKVNCAALPHELLESELFGYEKGAFTGANKAKPGRFQLAHGGTIFLDEVGELDTGLQAKLLRVLQERTVEPLGSTRQVKVDVRIIAATNRDLEAEAQKGNFREDLYYRLAVLVVRIPPLRERMEDLPLLAAHLLRKLGEKNRKDVRDVSPAFLEALRGHDWPGNVRELENVLERALVLARADSLTPDLLPPQLRAGGGDAAAGGESAAEGAQEEGISLDQAEKSALEDALRRHGGHRQKTADALGISRRTLQYKLKKYGLTSR